A region of Vitis riparia cultivar Riparia Gloire de Montpellier isolate 1030 chromosome 1, EGFV_Vit.rip_1.0, whole genome shotgun sequence DNA encodes the following proteins:
- the LOC117916273 gene encoding glucan endo-1,3-beta-glucosidase 3 isoform X1, whose translation MDGLGRMRFCTHESMAPFLFLLLLVVSGTVADEDAFIGVNIGTDLSNMPNPTQVVALLKSQQIRHVRLYDADRAMLLALANTGIRVTVSVPNDQLLGIGQSNATAANWVARNVLAHIPATNITAIAVGSEVLTTLPNAAPVLVSALKFIHSALVAANLDSQIKVSTPHSSSILLDSFPPSQAFFNRSWEPVMVPLLKFLQSTSSYLMLNVYPYYDYMQSNSVIPLDYALFRPLPPNKEAVDANTLLHYTNVFDAVVDAAFFAMSYLNFTNIPLVVLESGWPSKGDSSEPDATIDNANTYNSNLIRHVLNNTGTPKHPGIAVSTYIYELYNEDLRPGLVSEKNWGLFDANGMPVYILHLTGSGTVLANDTTNQTYCVARDGADPKMLQAALDWACGPGKVDCSPLLQGQPCSEPDNVVAHATYAFDAYYHQMAMGQGTCYFNGVATITTTDPSHGSCKFPGSAGRNNTFINGTSLAPSSNSTSSGSQSQYFYSSGALMSCMIIGILVWSAVLL comes from the exons ATGGATGGTTTGGGAAGAATGAGGTTTTGTACCCATGAATCAATGgctccctttctttttctcctccttTTAGTGGTATCTGGCACCGTTGCTGATGAAG ATGCCTTCATTGGTGTAAATATAGGCACAGACCTCTCTAATATGCCAAACCCAACTCAAGTTGTGGCTCTCCTTAAGTCTCAGCAAATTCGACATGTCAGGCTCTATGATGCTGATCGTGCCATGCTTCTTGCACTTGCAAATACAGGAATCCGTGTAACTGTTTCAGTGCCCAACGACCAACTCCTTGGCATTGGCCAGTCCAATGCCACTGCAGCCAACTGGGTTGCACGGAATGTGCTAGCTCACATCCCTGCCACTAACATCACAGCCATAGCTGTTGGATCTGAAGTGCTAACTACCCTCCCAAATGCAGCACCAGTTCTAGTCTCTGCCTTAAAATTTATCCACTCTGCCCTTGTTGCTGCCAATCTTGATTCCCAAATCAAAGTCTCGACTCCACACTCTTCTTCCATCTTACTGGACTCATTCCCACCTTCCCAAGCCTTTTTTAACCGCTCCTGGGAACCGGTGATGGTTCCGTTGCTCAAATTTTTGCAGTCCACAAGTTCATATCTTATGCTCAATGTGTACCCATATTACGATTACATGCAATCAAATAGTGTGATCCCATTGGATTATGCACTCTTCCGTCCTCTCCCTCCAAACAAGGAAGCTGTGGATGCTAATACGCTCCTGCACTATACTAATGTCTTTGATGCTGTTGTTGATGCAGCGTTTTTTGCAATGTCATACCTAAACTTCACCAATATTCCCCTTGTAGTTCTTGAATCAGGCTGGCCTTCCAAGGGCGACTCATCTGAGCCAGATGCTACTATTGACAATGCTAACACTTACAACAGTAACTTGATTAGGCATGTGCTTAACAACACAGGGACTCCCAAACACCCTGGTATTGCTGTTAGTACATACATTTACGAATTGTACAATGAGGATTTGAGACCTGGGTTGGTCTCAGAGAAGAATTGGGGACTTTTTGATGCAAATGGAATGCCAGTTTATATCCTACATTTGACGGGTTCTGGGACGGTTTTGGCAAATGACACCACAAATCAGACATATTGTGTTGCAAGGGATGGTGCTGACCCAAAGATGCTACAGGCTGCACTGGATTGGGCTTGTGGACCAGGCAAAGTGGACTGCTCCCCTCTGTTGCAGGGGCAACCATGTTCTGAACCAGACAATGTGGTTGCACATGCAACATATGCTTTTGATGCATACTATCACCAGATGGCTATGGGTCAAGGAACCTGTTACTTCAATGGGGTGGCTACCATCACTACCACTGACCCAA GTCATGGGTCATGCAAATTCCCAGGAAG TGCTGGAAGAAACAACACTTTCATAAATGGCACATCACTGGCTCCATCTTCAAATTCAACAAGTTCTGGCTCTCAATCACAATATTTCTATAGCAGTGGTGCCTTAATGAGCTGTATGATTATTGGTATTTTAGTTTGGAGTGCAGTTTTGTTGTAA
- the LOC117916273 gene encoding glucan endo-1,3-beta-glucosidase 3 isoform X2 has product MDAFIGVNIGTDLSNMPNPTQVVALLKSQQIRHVRLYDADRAMLLALANTGIRVTVSVPNDQLLGIGQSNATAANWVARNVLAHIPATNITAIAVGSEVLTTLPNAAPVLVSALKFIHSALVAANLDSQIKVSTPHSSSILLDSFPPSQAFFNRSWEPVMVPLLKFLQSTSSYLMLNVYPYYDYMQSNSVIPLDYALFRPLPPNKEAVDANTLLHYTNVFDAVVDAAFFAMSYLNFTNIPLVVLESGWPSKGDSSEPDATIDNANTYNSNLIRHVLNNTGTPKHPGIAVSTYIYELYNEDLRPGLVSEKNWGLFDANGMPVYILHLTGSGTVLANDTTNQTYCVARDGADPKMLQAALDWACGPGKVDCSPLLQGQPCSEPDNVVAHATYAFDAYYHQMAMGQGTCYFNGVATITTTDPSHGSCKFPGSAGRNNTFINGTSLAPSSNSTSSGSQSQYFYSSGALMSCMIIGILVWSAVLL; this is encoded by the exons ATGG ATGCCTTCATTGGTGTAAATATAGGCACAGACCTCTCTAATATGCCAAACCCAACTCAAGTTGTGGCTCTCCTTAAGTCTCAGCAAATTCGACATGTCAGGCTCTATGATGCTGATCGTGCCATGCTTCTTGCACTTGCAAATACAGGAATCCGTGTAACTGTTTCAGTGCCCAACGACCAACTCCTTGGCATTGGCCAGTCCAATGCCACTGCAGCCAACTGGGTTGCACGGAATGTGCTAGCTCACATCCCTGCCACTAACATCACAGCCATAGCTGTTGGATCTGAAGTGCTAACTACCCTCCCAAATGCAGCACCAGTTCTAGTCTCTGCCTTAAAATTTATCCACTCTGCCCTTGTTGCTGCCAATCTTGATTCCCAAATCAAAGTCTCGACTCCACACTCTTCTTCCATCTTACTGGACTCATTCCCACCTTCCCAAGCCTTTTTTAACCGCTCCTGGGAACCGGTGATGGTTCCGTTGCTCAAATTTTTGCAGTCCACAAGTTCATATCTTATGCTCAATGTGTACCCATATTACGATTACATGCAATCAAATAGTGTGATCCCATTGGATTATGCACTCTTCCGTCCTCTCCCTCCAAACAAGGAAGCTGTGGATGCTAATACGCTCCTGCACTATACTAATGTCTTTGATGCTGTTGTTGATGCAGCGTTTTTTGCAATGTCATACCTAAACTTCACCAATATTCCCCTTGTAGTTCTTGAATCAGGCTGGCCTTCCAAGGGCGACTCATCTGAGCCAGATGCTACTATTGACAATGCTAACACTTACAACAGTAACTTGATTAGGCATGTGCTTAACAACACAGGGACTCCCAAACACCCTGGTATTGCTGTTAGTACATACATTTACGAATTGTACAATGAGGATTTGAGACCTGGGTTGGTCTCAGAGAAGAATTGGGGACTTTTTGATGCAAATGGAATGCCAGTTTATATCCTACATTTGACGGGTTCTGGGACGGTTTTGGCAAATGACACCACAAATCAGACATATTGTGTTGCAAGGGATGGTGCTGACCCAAAGATGCTACAGGCTGCACTGGATTGGGCTTGTGGACCAGGCAAAGTGGACTGCTCCCCTCTGTTGCAGGGGCAACCATGTTCTGAACCAGACAATGTGGTTGCACATGCAACATATGCTTTTGATGCATACTATCACCAGATGGCTATGGGTCAAGGAACCTGTTACTTCAATGGGGTGGCTACCATCACTACCACTGACCCAA GTCATGGGTCATGCAAATTCCCAGGAAG TGCTGGAAGAAACAACACTTTCATAAATGGCACATCACTGGCTCCATCTTCAAATTCAACAAGTTCTGGCTCTCAATCACAATATTTCTATAGCAGTGGTGCCTTAATGAGCTGTATGATTATTGGTATTTTAGTTTGGAGTGCAGTTTTGTTGTAA